The Salvelinus sp. IW2-2015 linkage group LG32, ASM291031v2, whole genome shotgun sequence genome includes the window aagcattccaggtgaagctggttgagagaatgacaagagtgtgcattgctgtcatcaaggcaaagtgtggctactttgaagaatctaacatgtaaaatatattttgatttgtttaacacttctttggttaggacatgattccatgtgtgttatttcatagttttgatgtcttcactattattctacaatgtagaaaatagtaaaaaataaagaaaaaccctttaatgagtaggtgtgtccaaacttttgactgatactgtatataaagtgtaataWTGGGattcaaaatctaaattgaatacatttcagctatatatctgacatggtacaggtgtcttctttttgttAAGACCATaatcatgtgtgtgaggtgtatacttttgatccaaagtagatttgtttaagactaccaagaaacacactgtgtgaccctgatttagcccactgcagtaaaatgttcaAGATAAATTAATTCATCAAAATAAGTAATTCATCTAAATAAGTAATTCATCAAAAGAGGCCAACATTCAGTAGCACAGCAACAAGTGGGAACAAGTATACACAGGTAAATAGTCTAGCTGCTGCTGTTTAGGAAAGAAAGACTCACACAACAACATCGGTCTCTACGTGGGTGCAGGAGTTGGCATGCTTTCAGCTGCATCAAAAAAAGTGCTTTGACGTGTGATCATGAGAACACTTGAAAATATCACTTTGCACTTTAAaactatttgtttttattttgtcttctTCACCCTGAAATCCACAAGTGTGAATGTTCTTCAAGACAAAACAACTTAAGACTCCCTACTAGGAGTTCACCATTAGCCCCGAATGCCCTTAATACCTGCCTTGTgatcagtgttggggagtagtgaactaacTACATGTAGCTCAACGAGTAAtaaaactacattttgcagtagcttggtggtagttcaaCTAAATTCAAATCGAGGTAGTGTTTTCATTACTTTTTCCCCATgtagcagtgtagctaactactggaacaacactactttttttgcaaaaatttgATTAAATATGGTTGAAGTAGATGATAATTTCCATTATTATTCAGGATCAGTCCTGCCTAATTTTCACTTGACACATTgcttttgtgtttaataggctaagttacacattctgttaacatatgaccccaaagttatctgttcttgcaatttgtagtctgtgACATTTCTGATTTACATACTATATGATCATTTTTAAACgcagtagtttggatgtagtgaactactttttcaaagtaacgtTAGTTGAGTAAACTATAGTTTTCGTAGGGGTAACTTTAGTTGAGTAAACTATAGTTTTCGTAGGGGtaactttagtgtagcttaacttcatTTGGTGTGAAGTAATTGGGAGCTTGGTAAACTATCTTTTCAGAGTCGTATCCCCAACACTGCTTGTGATGTCCTCTCTACATTAACCATAGTTTAATAAGTATGGAATTCCCACACACCAGCATAGGACAACTGAATGTTAACTATTTATAATGGCATTTTAAGTTTTCAGCTTTTTACAGTAACATTAACCTACTGCTGACTTTACAGAGAATGACTTGACTATGAGTGTGCTTCTGGGATGTCCCCATGGTTGACAGCTGAGATATCTCTAATTTGTTTGATGGAATGCTTTATCCTGGATGTAGAGCAGGCAAAGACTAGAGAAACTGTGGGGAAATAATATTCAAAGTAATACAAGCACTGCATAGCatctttatataaaaaatatgttttttttcagcGGAGGCTGCTTGAATCAAATAGGGCATTATTAAGTGTATCTGCAGACATATGATGGCCAAACTGAAACATTTGAAGAATTCAAACAAAACGATAATAAATCAGGTATAACTCTCCATAATGATGGTATCATTCTAGACAGAACGGATGGAAAGGAAAATAACGCCACCTGTTGTCTCAGGTGAAATACTCTTGAGGTGTCTACTTCCACAGCCTGATCGAGTTACACATGAAAGGTAGCCTATACTTGTCTTGTTATGCTGAAAACAGGAGGGTGAAAGGGCTATTCATCGCAATCGTATTTCCAAACAAACATTTACATAAAAATAGATATGATGATTTACGATGTGTCATAAACATTGAGAGTGcatgatatttcagttgttcCAAAATATCCATATCATTATCTAGCCCCGCCTAGTTGGGTTGGTACTGAGGTGAGCCTGTGCTATAAACAGGtcaccagacagacaggaggtgaGACGAGCKAGTGAACCCAAAGGTATGAGGACGGTGACTTCATCAGGTACTTCTAGGATATTTTGACTGAAAGCGGTCTGCGTTTTGACACTTTTACGCACTAGACAAGACTTCATCTGAGGACGTGTCTGTTTTTACTTGAGATTCCGATACAATTTGGATATAGAACTAGTAGTAGGCTATAGGATAAATAATCATAGACAACATGAAACTTGAAGTATTCTGTGGAAACCACCACAACGAGGTGAAATCTTTGCAGGAGCTGTGCAGCGATGCCGAGGGCAGCGTCCGCTCGCCTCTCTCCGGTGAGGAAGAGTTGGGTTCGGATGGGGACTGCGTGGCGCACAGCCCGCCACCTGTCACACCCGGCGCAGACGGCATAGGCATGGGCAAACCGTACATACGGAGACCAAAACCTCCGTACTCTTACATCGCACTGATTGCCATGGCTATCCGTGACTCAACATCTGGTCGTCTGACTCTGGCAGAGATCAATGACTATCTGATGAAAAAGTTTCCATTTTTCCGGGGCAGCTACACTGGTTGGAGAAATTCGGTGCGCCACAACTTGTCACTTAACGACTGTTTTCTAAAGGTCCTCCGGGACCCGTCTAGACCCTGGGGAAAAGACAACTACTGGATGCTGAATCCTCACAGCGAGTACACCTTCGCTGACGGAGTGTTCCGACGCAGGAGAAAGCGCATCAATAAAAAAACAGGCAAAGAGCAAGACGTCTCTGACCCTGCTGCCGACGAGAACGCACAAGTCACCATAACCTCCACACCACCAGCCACTAACACCGGACCCAGCAGTGCCAAGTTCTCCAGTTCCTTCGCTATAGACAGTATCCTCAGCAAACCGTTCAAGAGACAGGAGTGGGCAGAGGATTCTCCCACCGTTGCTGCATTACCGTGGCCCGGTTACACTCAGATGATGCCACACATTATGAGAGGATCACCTGTCGCCTTGCCACATCACGCCCAGTCGATGTTCCATGTGGACTCATACGCTGCGCATGTGCTAAGGGCATACGGTGGTGGATTTTATTCAGAGGTGGACAATCGAAAAGACAGTTACCCCGCAGAATATTATTCAAAGGCATAATCAGTTTACCAGATAATCTCTACAGTACCAACGCCAACTACTTAAAAGAGCTGACGCTTACCACCTATTACAAATAGACAGTTTGTTGTCGTAATGGAMCCGAGGGGTGTAGCAAATGGAATGAAAACACTGGGTTTGCACYTGTGTACTTTGCCAGTTATTATTGTGTATCAACTAAATGCTTTTCATTGCATTACCTTAAATTTGGACAACCAGTCACCTAGACAGGGCGTCGTATTATTTCATCAGGACATTTTAGTATGGACATTTAGTGTGGAAGGAGTAGGCTTTATGTCATTCCTTTGAGGTTCTGTGGTAATTTCCCTTTAAATCAATGGCATTTTTTGTGCTATACAGTGTACAGTTTATGATGTATAGATTATAGGCTATTTATGTCGTTGGTTTGTTGAAAAGTTGTTACTTTCGACAATCAGTTGACCTTCAGAACATGCTGTTAATAACATTTGGCATGTCATTTGTGCAAGTCGAGCtgtttgtatgtttttatttWAAAAAACACGATTAATATTTGTAATAAAGAGTCACTTTAACGTTGAAATGTGATGTGTTTCTATCTTTATTATCTTATTGAATCCATAGCGCATAGATTGTGAAAAAACAGATATACAAGATATCTGCGCTACAAGTTGTTTTCAAGAAAAATGATATTCAAAACGGCAAAATGCATGGAACCTTTGAGAGATAGGCCTATTAATTACTAAATCCCAACATACCGTCAAAGCCACTGACAGGTGTATGGYGTAGGCCTGCAGgtgcatttaaaaacaaataaagaaattgCCTAATCGACTTGGTCTAATATCCAACCCTTTTCAAAACACTGCTTTACCATTTCTATCAAGGCGACATATAATTAGGCTAATTTTATTCGCTCGCTGTCAAATTGAAATTGATTGGGACATGCGCGTGACATGATGCCTAATGCGCAAAGCTTCGTTGACTGAAAGCTGTCATTCAAAACGTATCCCTATCATTGTCAGCACTCAAACAATGAATGTGCTGTATGAAACACGTTGATAATGTTGTAAATATTCTTACAGTATAGGCTATTGTCGTCTCGCCTAGACTATCGCTGTATGAAATAGCTTAAACACATTAAAAGGGAAAGCAAGGGAGGAAGGCCAGAGAAGGGAAATAAGGACGGACGGAAGTATAAGGAAGGAGGACCTGAAGATATCGAAAAGGGTTTCGAAAGGGTAGGCTAATGGTAGACTAATAGTAGACTAATGGTAGGCTATATATCACATCTCACTTGAATCAAAATCACTTAACATGATCCGGTCCCACTTTAAATGAcgttcagcttataaaggcttcataaaacCCTCGTAAtaccttcataagcactacataaatttGTTACAAACTATCTATAAccttatgtcatgctttataaagggttcctAAAtatggcataactgtgtgacataatcaccaatgtcaaatgtgacataacccactatgtcgaATATGATATAAACACCTGCTTTATAGATTGTGACATRTTGTGCTAAAAGATGGCAGACACTCTATAACTTAAAGTTAtagtcacattacacctaatctcATTCCCAGACCCTTCCTCTCAAAAGCGCGGAAGGGCTGGTAGACCAAACTATCAAATTTGAAAAGTATTACTATTTTGTAtaatctaccaaccaatcatctccTACAACACCTTCCGCCACGTGTCGTTTGCACTTCTGTCCTATCGGTCCGACACGTCTTGGCAATAAAGATATGTTTTGTAACTCTTATTGGGATAGTTTTCCTCGCACGCGCGACACACATTGACCATAGGTTGTAAGGGTGTAGACTTTCTTCTTCTCTGTAAAGCCATTAAATAGCTAGCTATGTCctttgctaattagctagctggAAGGTAGGGCCTGTTTTTTTCTCCCTTGAGGCCAGGTGgaatggtttccactagatagcacagccatAAAGTCAAAAAATTGGCTTAATTGTacaaatttatgaaaacaaaaatKAGCTTATTGGtctttaaggttaggttaggcataagtttagcagtgtggttaaattGTGGCAATGGGCAGAGTTTAGCCACAATTCTGACTTTCTGGCTGgattaactagtgacgaccagggGTAATGTTTTTGCTAGCAAAGAACATAGCCTGATGACAAATACTTGACTCAGTAAGGTCGCTCCCGTCAAATTatatggtcactcccactaaggtACAAGTTTGAATggttgcacatgatcatctgatgatttatcactccagtgttaatctgctaaattgtaattattcgctccWatggcctatttattgcctacctcctcatKccttttgcacacattgtatatagattctctttttttctttttttcctactatgttattgacttgtttattgtttactccatgtgtaactctgtgttgttgtctgttcacactgctatgctttatcttggccaggtcgcagttgcaaatgagaacttgttctcaactagcctacctggttaaataaaggtgaaataaaaaataaaataaaaaaatgtgtgagcAATAGCGTTAAACGTACTGTAGTCTACAAAAGGAAATTCAACATAAGGAACTTGAAAGTGTCTTTATTCTGGAACCAAGCtacatgttcctcagtacacaaacaagcacacaacaaTATAATGAGCCATACTGTGCAGGTGCTGGCCCAGTAGGTCTTTGACATATTCCACCCACTCCGCCGTGACTTCACCCACTCCCCGCTGACTTCACCCACTCCGTGACTTCACACCTCCCGCCGCTGACTTCACCTCCCCGCTGACTTCACCCACTCCCCGCTGACTTCACCACTCCGCCGCTGACTTCACCACTCCCCGCTGACTTCACCCACTCCCCCGCTGACTTCACCCACTCCGCGCTGACTTCCGCTTCCGCCGGCTGACTCACTACCCCACTGACTTCACCCACTCCCGCCAGTGACTTAACCATCCGCGCGACTTCTACCACTCCGCCGCTGTATTCACCCACTCCCCCGCTGACTTCACCCACTCCGCCGCTGACTTCACCCACTCCCCCACTGACTTCACCCACTCCGCCGCTGACTTCACCCACTCCCCCGCTGACTTCACCCACTCCCCCACTGAAAGATCAGACACAAAATGATGGCACCTTTGTAACAAgttgtaatcaagccctggtctccattatgggaacagaagaggaatacctgtTGCGGTAGTCTCAGGTAGGActactccaaatcatcttggctctgacacacacacacgcacacccacttaAACTCAGGCTTTGCTGGTCCATCAACCCATCTAAATACCTCTCACACCGTACAGCAACCTGTAGATCATGAGAACCATAGATGTATAATCTATTTATTGACAATGTATGTAGTGTCCTGTAATACTTTAAAGTGAGACTCCTTCGGTCAATCATAACACATCCATAAGGACTCTATATCACATGACACTGAACTTACTTTaaagtcagacacctttggtcattcataacacatacaaTGTATTGATGTATTAAGACTTAGGGAATTGTCactaacagctaaaacaaataaatattaaAGACATCTTTAAAccatacatttccttttatttttacatttttaaaacaatacaaatactttAAGTTTAAAAAAGTCCagcaatgcaattacattgaacattacacagggcTACGAATAGAATAGCTTGTCCCTGAGCTGGTGGACAGATGGTTCTTGTCTCTGCCTGCTGGAGGTAGACtactgcatgttggttccaaccttaaaagtaacaacaaagaaaattagcaggtctgttaggaaatACCTTTGCCACACCATCTGGATAAGGACATTTCTGTGCTGAACCAGAAATACTCtaaatgggggagagagaaactCATTTTGATTCGTTTTATTAGATTCCTCTTAAATGTACAAATCTCATGACATGACTATGAGACATTGATGTTTATTGGGGGATTTGTATTTAGTTGAGCATGTTAGTTAGCTACATTTTGTGTTggtatagttagctagctatgtaacttagctggctagcaattgctgtgaagtccccaaaattatttgaaataacgattgaggtagctatgtaataTAACTCATCGCTTAACTACTACAAACTAATTTAAATTACAATAGATAACGCTTAACTTACAATTTTTTTGCTGTCCAGTGGCACCACAAGTGGGAATTTGATTTGCGAATTCCATCACATGGGGGCTTACTGCACTGCAGAAACACCAgttaaccaaacaacagtgcatgCTTTAAATGGGAATTAAAGGGAAATTACACTCAAAAATKTACGTTTCtaagatttttcccagacctcttAAGGGGTCCACTGATGcattttaagcattgttgtgaacaCAGAAAATCTAATTTTGTGGTTtctctattaaaaaaagtgtgaaaaAGTGTGAGAAAACCAGAAAAAAATTGGGGAAAtccgaaacctggaaaaacaaatcCAAGAAAATGGAATTTGCGGATTTTTTAAAAAGAATTAGGCAAAAGAGAAAAACGGATTTAAAATGCACTACTAAGTTGTTGTTTTTGCTATGCAAGACTGCACTTTAGATcgtgtcatcctgcagcacagcattATGGGGAAAGTTAAGGTCAGGTCCAATATTGGCTATGCACCCAAGACGGAAAGAGGTTGggccatcctagaaatgttttagagtaatatatatgccatttagcagacacattatccaaagcaacttacagtaatgcgtgcatacatttttgcatattggtggtcccgggaattgaacccactatcttggcgttgcaatgctctaccaagatgcGTGACATTGTTAATATGATTTCTAGAGCCTTTATTAAGCGTtgcttatgccaccctttataaagcacaggtttatgtcatatttgacatagtgggttatgtcacatttgacattgttggttatgtcacacagttatgccacatttatgaaccctttatagagCATGAAATAAGGTTATATATGATTTgcaacacatttatgtagtgtttatgaagtctttatgaaggctttatgaagcctttataagatGCAGGTCATTTAAAGCGGGACCAATGATCCAATAACAGTTATATGCATTCAAATGTTTCATATATATTATTCTAGATTTAAGCTAACATTGTTACCAATATCACAGTAGGCCACTTCATATTTAGGCCTACTGCGTTGCAATAATCATTAATAACTAtcgttatttacaaaaatatggtatactattactactactaMTAATAATAACAACTACAACAATAATAATAGATTCAGCTATTATGTTCTTTATATAAATAATGTTTATCATTATTAATGTGGCACAAATGTCATTATTAATTGGTCCCTGTATTGGAGCAGAAATACGCCAAAGTATTTTTTCTGTGTCCGAGAAGCTTGCTGTGAGTGGATACAGacattcaatatatatatatatattctgtctGAAGTTACAAATAGCCGACGCCTCAAATAGAGACACATGAACAGGGTGAGAGACAATCACGAAGTAGACTTTTAGTAGATTTCAGTCCACATCGATTTTTGTTAGATTTTTACCAAGACGATAGGGCAGTATCTCGCATTCTGTGCGTAAATTTTTCAAAGCCTTCCAAGTATTCTTCTGTGACTGAGACAAAAAGTTCCTTGAACCAGCTGTGCATCCTGAACGCAGCGGGGTTATTATTGCCGGAAATTCTGAGGAGATTATGTTCTCTACCTTTGTTTTTATAATGAAAAATGATCTTATCTCCACATCCTTGTTTGGTTAAGAGTTTGAGCTTGTCATTTCTAACTGTTGCATCAAAGCTATTGGCTTAAAATACCTTACTGTTATTACACATTCAACGGGTAGGACAAATTGCTAACACCGCGTCTCCAAATAGCTTCAATGTCGTCATTAAATCTTTGACTTgatcatttttgttattttcctgTATTGCCTTATAGGAATATAAATGCATATTTGGGTTAAATTATATTGCATGTACACTCAAAAGTGTCGTCGATCCACGTTTCCtcgattattttttatttagattgCCTGAACtgacttgaattgaaattgaatttatCCTGATCACATTAATTRGGAGATGCGACA containing:
- the LOC111956273 gene encoding forkhead box protein Q1-like, with amino-acid sequence MKLEVFCGNHHNEVKSLQELCSDAEGSVRSPLSGEEELGSDGDCVAHSPPPVTPGADGIGMGKPYIRRPKPPYSYIALIAMAIRDSTSGRLTLAEINDYLMKKFPFFRGSYTGWRNSVRHNLSLNDCFLKVLRDPSRPWGKDNYWMLNPHSEYTFADGVFRRRRKRINKKTGKEQDVSDPAADENAQVTITSTPPATNTGPSSAKFSSSFAIDSILSKPFKRQEWAEDSPTVAALPWPGYTQMMPHIMRGSPVALPHHAQSMFHVDSYAAHVLRAYGGGFYSEVDNRKDSYPAEYYSKA